GTTCACCGGCGTCGCCCATGAATGTCTCGCGCGGCTTGTCGCGCAGGCAAAAGGCGGCGCCTCGGAGTAAGCACGTGTCATCCGGATTTTCGATCTACGTTGCCAAGGAGAATCTGAAATTCTCGGCCGCGCATTTTATCGCCTACCCGGGATTCCGCGAGCCGCTGCACGGCCACAACTACCAGGTCGGCGTCCGCGTCGAAGGGCGGCTCTCGCCAACCGGCTACGTGCTCGACTTCGGCCTCATCAAACAGCTCACCAAGGAGATCGTCGATCGGCTCGACGAGCGCACGCTGGTTCCCGCCGACAGCGACTGTCTGCAGATTGAACATCTGGAGAACGGGCAGCTGAGGATCTGTTACGGCGCGGATGAATTCCGCCTGCCCGCGGGCGACGCCTGTCTTTTGCCGATCGGACACAGCTCGGTGGAGGAGCTCGCGCGCTTT
The sequence above is a segment of the Candidatus Binataceae bacterium genome. Coding sequences within it:
- a CDS encoding 6-carboxytetrahydropterin synthase; amino-acid sequence: MSSGFSIYVAKENLKFSAAHFIAYPGFREPLHGHNYQVGVRVEGRLSPTGYVLDFGLIKQLTKEIVDRLDERTLVPADSDCLQIEHLENGQLRICYGADEFRLPAGDACLLPIGHSSVEELARFIWKELYEALNTRQALPGIVSIEISVAEGPGQAAIYRAEVDGR